From Triticum aestivum cultivar Chinese Spring chromosome 7B, IWGSC CS RefSeq v2.1, whole genome shotgun sequence:
CAAAACAGCCCCTATGACATGAAGAGTGGAGATGATGAATTATATGAAAAGAATGCatcctctctttttttttgcgggtgaaaaaaAAAAGAATGTATCCTCACAACAACATTAATTACAGCTTGCTTGGAATCACTTGTTTTCGTACGTTGATTCTATTGATGGATAGCGTGTTGAGATTTCGAAATTCAAAACTAGAGCGAGAAGGGTCGTCTTTTTGTGGTAGCGGAGGGAGCACGCTACGCCCGGCCGGTTCTGGCTGGTGGGCCCATCATCCTGCAGCCGCCTGGCTCTcgctgctcctctctctctcttttcacctgCCTCCTCCAACCTTTCTCTCCTCCCCAAGAAGTCCTCgcagctagagagagagagagacaagcgGAGCGGGAGCGGCGGCCATGGCGCAGGAGTTGAGCAAGAAGAACCTGGAGCTGGTCCTAATGCAGGCCATGATGGCCGCCAAGAACGTGCGCACGCAGCGCGACCGCCTCCTGGAGCTCCACCGCCGCCTGGAGCGCCACCAGGCCGAGGCCGCCCCCGCCGACGCCGAGGCCAAGCTCGGGCAGATCGCCTCGGACGTCTTCACGGTCTACTACCTCGGACTAGATCCCGGCTCCAAGATGCTCTGGGTCTGCCTCGACACCGCCGTCAAGAACCGCGCCGTCTCCACCGTCAACATCGCCTTGGCGCGCATGCCCGACGAGCAGCTCTACGACGCGCTCCTCGCGCAGAAGCTCCCCGCCCGCCCCACCACCCAGGCCCAGGCCATCGCCCGCGTCGAGTCCGCCATCCTGGCCCTCAAGATGCTCGAGGAGCACCACCTCCCGCGCTGCGTCGAGTGCCTCGTCGGCGGCCAGGCCCCCATCCCCGGCAAGCGCCGCGAcccggtcgccgccgccaccgagagcCTCGCCAAGGCCGATCTGTCCGACGCCACCGCCAAGCCCCGTCACGTAGCCAGCGCCGCCGACGTGGACAAGGCGCTCGACTACCTGTGCCGCGCAAACAGGATCACGGCCCTCGCCATCAAGCAcatcgacctcgccgtcgccgtcctcTCCCGCTTCCTCGGCCCCAAGGAGCTCGCCCGCCTCGCCGAGTTGACCGACCGTGCCGCCTACCTAGGAGTTGAGGTCCGCTACCTTCCTCCTCTTGTCTTGTTTCTCCCTAGGTGTGTGTACCGGCCGGCGGCACGAGCATCAATCTGACAGTCCGATTCATCTCACTGCAGATTAGCCAGCCCACTGGCACTACTTCACCTGATCCATGGAGGCTGTCGACATGGGACTGATCCCTTTGAAGCCATGCTCCTCCTATCACTCATTCGTCTATCATCTTCAATCATTATGCAGACTTGTGGTTTCAGTTCAGTTTGGTCAGATTAATTTGCTGCTATCTGTGTTTAACTAATTCCTGGACGGCCGTGGCAATCTATATTTTCTTGATCTATTAGGGGTAATAAACATAGCACTC
This genomic window contains:
- the LOC123161784 gene encoding uncharacterized protein; its protein translation is MAQELSKKNLELVLMQAMMAAKNVRTQRDRLLELHRRLERHQAEAAPADAEAKLGQIASDVFTVYYLGLDPGSKMLWVCLDTAVKNRAVSTVNIALARMPDEQLYDALLAQKLPARPTTQAQAIARVESAILALKMLEEHHLPRCVECLVGGQAPIPGKRRDPVAAATESLAKADLSDATAKPRHVASAADVDKALDYLCRANRITALAIKHIDLAVAVLSRFLGPKELARLAELTDRAAYLGVEISQPTGTTSPDPWRLSTWD